The following are encoded together in the Roseovarius sp. EL26 genome:
- a CDS encoding DUF2796 domain-containing protein: protein MKQKILVILSCLASPALAENARQLDAHEHGVGALNIAFDGASVAMELHAPGADIVGFEYAAESDEDRAAVEAAVAALARPLELFEFPASAQCSVTQASAVLESEEEHDAHSDEHDDHADHDDHDDHDEHDDHDEHEEDHAEEAGHTEFHAEYLLTCDDMSALTSLSFPYFNAFENARELEIQIVTASGAQAFEVERSSPELDLRGMF, encoded by the coding sequence ATGAAGCAAAAAATTCTCGTTATATTATCTTGTCTTGCGTCCCCTGCCCTTGCGGAGAATGCGCGCCAACTGGATGCACATGAACATGGCGTTGGAGCTTTGAACATTGCATTTGATGGCGCATCTGTAGCCATGGAGCTCCATGCTCCGGGTGCGGATATCGTTGGGTTTGAATATGCGGCCGAAAGTGACGAAGATCGCGCGGCTGTTGAGGCTGCCGTCGCAGCGCTGGCGCGTCCGCTGGAGCTATTCGAATTTCCGGCAAGTGCGCAATGCAGTGTCACCCAGGCCAGTGCGGTTTTGGAAAGTGAAGAAGAACATGACGCGCATTCTGATGAGCATGATGATCATGCAGACCATGATGATCACGACGATCACGATGAGCATGACGACCATGACGAACACGAAGAGGATCATGCAGAGGAAGCAGGTCACACTGAATTTCACGCCGAGTATCTGTTGACCTGTGACGACATGAGTGCGCTCACGAGCCTTTCCTTCCCCTATTTCAACGCGTTTGAGAATGCCCGCGAGCTGGAGATTCAGATTGTAACCGCCTCGGGTGCTCAGGCGTTTGAAGTGGAACGCTCTTCCCCTGAACTGGATTTGCGCGGTATGTTCTGA
- a CDS encoding autotransporter outer membrane beta-barrel domain-containing protein has translation MKIAKPFTKFVIAMLLLPASLQAKEITIKDNITGRSGAATNSLNNQVNPGRQILLSQHNFASKTQVTRFQMLSSTALTTANSFRYVVRALDAPNVELFSGTATRTSRTLYTAITQGGNNTNLDEFSIVGLTLDPGTYYFGVHSSDGNAYQSIASTGAGAEKLLAENGGTPFLAGADFLLYTALFGMTAIVEKLNSFAEQTSIAFETIPVNSSLVNSAGMLMNDQINQRLSALRNNAQTSSNEGVSRAALYGGGNGDDSIFNNLRFWIDGNFADLDRDTSSSFSGYDSTSSGGQLGIDFAITPSLSFGMSYGRTDMETGISGNLGNSDVTGNHFSVYAQHIATNGVYANLVYSYEDYDLDLERSAGSAGRATASTDSNAHNVQAAVGYLFPSRGAFSYSVEARANYSDIHVDGYSETGAIGGSLAVTGQNTEALSASVGLDMRYDLGKFQPYAGVFYEYSELSFDDISIALTSDASFSSTQGIDTSDGEQVNFDIGFDYLISDDVAMNAGYSTSFFNSSSENHSLFLGLSYSL, from the coding sequence ATGAAAATAGCAAAGCCCTTTACAAAATTCGTGATCGCCATGCTGTTGTTACCTGCATCGTTGCAGGCGAAAGAAATCACCATCAAAGACAATATCACAGGCCGTAGTGGGGCGGCGACAAATTCTTTGAATAATCAAGTTAATCCTGGCCGGCAGATCCTGCTTTCACAGCATAATTTTGCATCGAAGACACAGGTTACGCGATTTCAGATGTTATCAAGTACTGCTTTAACTACAGCTAATAGTTTTCGTTATGTCGTGAGGGCCCTTGATGCCCCCAATGTTGAGCTCTTCTCAGGGACAGCGACCCGCACCAGCAGGACACTTTACACAGCGATTACGCAGGGTGGGAACAATACTAACCTTGATGAGTTTTCAATCGTTGGTCTGACGCTTGATCCAGGCACTTACTATTTTGGCGTACACTCCAGTGACGGTAACGCATACCAGTCGATTGCTAGTACCGGTGCCGGTGCAGAGAAGCTTTTGGCAGAGAATGGGGGCACTCCGTTTTTAGCAGGCGCAGATTTTCTTTTGTATACAGCCCTGTTTGGTATGACGGCCATTGTTGAAAAGTTAAATAGCTTTGCCGAACAGACAAGTATTGCGTTTGAGACGATTCCGGTGAATTCCTCGTTGGTCAATTCTGCAGGTATGCTCATGAATGATCAGATCAACCAGCGCTTATCCGCTTTACGAAATAATGCGCAAACTTCCTCGAATGAGGGTGTTTCACGCGCTGCATTGTATGGCGGCGGAAATGGCGATGATAGCATTTTTAACAACTTGAGGTTCTGGATTGACGGAAACTTTGCGGATCTTGACCGGGATACGAGCAGCAGCTTTAGCGGTTATGACAGTACATCAAGCGGTGGTCAGTTGGGTATAGATTTTGCAATCACACCATCGCTTTCGTTTGGAATGTCTTATGGTCGTACTGATATGGAAACTGGCATTTCCGGAAATCTGGGGAATTCAGACGTTACCGGAAACCATTTCTCGGTCTATGCTCAACATATTGCAACGAACGGCGTGTATGCCAATTTGGTCTACAGCTACGAAGACTATGATCTGGATCTAGAACGGAGTGCAGGCAGTGCTGGGCGCGCGACGGCATCGACAGATTCCAATGCCCATAACGTGCAGGCAGCTGTTGGATATCTGTTCCCGTCGCGGGGCGCGTTTTCATATAGTGTAGAGGCACGCGCTAATTATTCGGATATCCATGTCGATGGGTATTCAGAAACCGGCGCGATCGGAGGGTCGCTGGCTGTAACTGGCCAAAATACAGAGGCCTTATCTGCCTCTGTCGGCTTGGATATGCGATATGACCTTGGCAAGTTTCAGCCCTATGCAGGTGTGTTTTACGAATATAGTGAGCTGAGTTTTGATGATATCTCTATTGCTTTGACTTCGGACGCGAGCTTCAGCAGTACGCAAGGTATAGATACCAGCGATGGGGAACAGGTTAATTTCGACATCGGTTTTGACTATCTTATCTCTGATGATGTGGCGATGAATGCTGGCTACAGCACCTCGTTTTTTAATTCTAGCAGTGAAAACCACAGCCTGTTTTTGGGTTTGTCTTACAGTCTGTGA
- a CDS encoding FtsX-like permease family protein, with protein sequence MILRLAIGSLLARVLTVGMTVLAIALSVALFLGVEKVRTGAKASFADTISGTDLIVGARSGSVQLLLYSVFRIGNATNNVTWESYQDIANRPEVDWIVPIALGDSHQQFRVMGTTAEFFTRYKYRQGRALTMQDGVVMADLYDTVVGADVAATLGYGVGDPIVVAHGLASFTKHKDQPFRVSGILNKTGTPVDRTVITSMEAIEAIHVDWKNGGQVPGKSTPIDEIRKMDLTPKAVTAALVGVESPLQTFALQRAINEYRQEPLLAVLPGVALQELWAIVSIAETALLGVSAMVVVTALIGMMATIFSSLNERRREMAIFRAMGARPTTILGLLVLEAVLTAAAGAVLGLGLLYVGLAIAQPFVDSAFGLWLPIEAPSLREFGVLVVVVLAGALVSLVPALRAYRLSLADGMMVRT encoded by the coding sequence ATGATCCTTCGTCTGGCCATCGGGTCACTGTTGGCCCGTGTCTTAACAGTTGGCATGACGGTGCTGGCCATTGCTTTGTCCGTGGCCCTGTTTTTGGGTGTTGAAAAGGTGCGCACCGGGGCCAAGGCGAGCTTTGCTGATACGATTTCAGGCACTGATCTGATCGTCGGGGCCCGGTCAGGGTCTGTTCAACTGTTGCTTTATTCCGTTTTTCGCATTGGCAACGCTACAAACAATGTAACTTGGGAAAGTTATCAAGATATCGCCAACCGGCCCGAGGTGGACTGGATCGTGCCTATTGCGCTTGGTGACAGCCATCAGCAGTTTCGTGTGATGGGCACCACGGCAGAGTTTTTCACGCGCTACAAATATCGTCAGGGGCGGGCCCTTACGATGCAGGACGGCGTAGTGATGGCGGACCTTTACGATACGGTGGTCGGCGCGGATGTGGCTGCGACACTCGGTTATGGCGTCGGTGATCCAATTGTGGTGGCGCATGGTCTGGCTTCGTTCACGAAACACAAGGATCAGCCGTTTCGGGTTTCTGGCATTTTGAACAAAACGGGCACGCCGGTCGATCGCACGGTGATCACCAGCATGGAGGCAATCGAAGCCATTCATGTGGATTGGAAAAACGGTGGGCAGGTTCCTGGGAAAAGCACCCCTATAGATGAAATTCGGAAGATGGACCTTACCCCAAAAGCGGTGACTGCAGCTTTGGTTGGGGTTGAGAGCCCACTGCAAACGTTTGCCTTACAGCGTGCGATCAACGAATACCGGCAAGAGCCACTGCTGGCCGTGTTGCCCGGTGTTGCGCTGCAAGAGCTCTGGGCTATTGTTAGTATTGCCGAAACCGCGTTGCTGGGGGTTTCGGCCATGGTGGTGGTTACAGCGCTGATCGGAATGATGGCGACGATCTTTTCCAGCCTGAATGAACGCCGCCGCGAAATGGCAATCTTTCGTGCCATGGGGGCACGTCCGACAACCATTCTGGGGCTGCTGGTACTTGAGGCGGTGCTGACAGCCGCTGCCGGGGCGGTTTTGGGGTTGGGTTTGCTTTATGTCGGTTTGGCTATCGCTCAGCCGTTTGTTGATAGTGCCTTTGGTTTATGGTTGCCAATTGAGGCCCCATCTCTTCGCGAATTCGGGGTATTGGTGGTTGTTGTGCTTGCTGGGGCGCTTGTGAGTCTGGTGCCCGCCCTGCGGGCCTATCGTCTGTCGTTGGCAGATGGTATGATGGTCAGGACATGA
- a CDS encoding DUF3299 domain-containing protein — MTHLSRRQLIATTLSGMAVPSSLWAANPREIGWDDLIPKGVPYSEIIGEGEMDEVNDTWNPIYDANATKLNDKLNGAYVRMPGFIIPLELGSKGVTDFILVPYVGACLHTPPPPANQLVFVKADPPWPNQEFWAPIWVTGVIRTQLQSTEIAKTGYSLSADNIEFYEW; from the coding sequence ATGACACATCTGAGCCGCAGACAGCTAATAGCAACCACCCTTTCAGGGATGGCCGTACCTTCCAGCCTTTGGGCCGCAAACCCGCGTGAAATTGGTTGGGATGATCTTATTCCAAAGGGTGTCCCTTATTCTGAAATCATTGGCGAAGGCGAGATGGATGAGGTCAATGATACATGGAACCCTATTTATGATGCCAATGCGACCAAGTTAAATGATAAGCTTAACGGTGCTTATGTCCGCATGCCCGGCTTCATCATCCCGCTTGAACTGGGATCCAAGGGTGTGACAGATTTCATTCTTGTCCCCTATGTCGGTGCCTGCCTACACACGCCTCCTCCACCGGCAAATCAGTTGGTTTTTGTGAAAGCAGACCCCCCGTGGCCGAACCAAGAGTTCTGGGCTCCGATTTGGGTTACTGGTGTGATCCGTACACAGTTACAGTCCACTGAAATTGCTAAGACGGGTTATTCCCTTTCGGCTGACAACATCGAATTCTACGAGTGGTAG
- a CDS encoding CocE/NonD family hydrolase has product MMIDPDYGITLSDGTRLSAKLWFPEEAKIDTVPAIIEYLPYRKSDGTAARDDTMHPWFASNGYACLRVDRRGTGDSEGLYDDEYSEQELSDGVEVINWIADQSWCNGSVGIQGISWGGFNGVQLAARAPEALKAVISIGTTVDRYNDDIHYKGGIQVGENIGWAATSMSWLSVPPDPALLGHHKARHMWLEQLENTPFLASRWMRHSDRDDYWKHGSICETYDSLQAAVLVIGGQHDGYRNAMLAMVENLKCPVQGIMGPWSHKYPHISTIEPSIDYHNLALRWWDKWLKNIDNGAENDPSYRAYILDSVAPDPSLDERPGDWIAVKDWSTTDKENTVLPLGDNTLGNREAFDIKVKADMACGKASGEFFPFGFGPGELPDDQRCDDNLSACFDSVPLQGDQIILGSPEVSIKLSSNKARGQVIARLCDVRPDGSSMLISLGMLDLRNLEGFEVKQTLNHDQKIEVNVSLDQTAYRIPEGHKLRLAISGSYWPFVWPEGENFTLTLTEGTLTLPSVNPDLCTTCTFSPPIAYQTRPYKKLRQGTEAKQWHEDTETGRITLEISGDHGRQKDEVSGLVTESAMTERWSIRRGDPASAEVEMAWTRSMKRDDWEASTKVVARMRGLKDTFEIEQSLTAWENDTQVFDKSWADSIER; this is encoded by the coding sequence ATGATGATTGATCCCGACTATGGCATTACATTGTCTGATGGCACAAGGTTATCTGCAAAGCTTTGGTTCCCTGAAGAGGCAAAAATAGACACTGTTCCAGCCATTATTGAATATTTACCTTATCGAAAGTCCGACGGTACTGCCGCGCGAGATGACACGATGCATCCGTGGTTTGCTAGCAATGGTTACGCCTGTTTGCGCGTGGATCGTCGCGGGACTGGGGATAGCGAGGGGCTGTATGATGATGAGTATTCTGAACAAGAGCTAAGCGACGGTGTTGAGGTGATCAATTGGATCGCTGATCAAAGCTGGTGCAACGGAAGTGTTGGAATACAGGGTATTTCGTGGGGTGGCTTTAATGGTGTGCAGTTGGCTGCACGTGCGCCCGAGGCCCTAAAGGCTGTGATTAGCATTGGCACCACCGTGGACCGTTACAATGATGATATCCACTACAAGGGCGGTATTCAGGTTGGCGAGAACATCGGTTGGGCGGCAACCTCAATGTCGTGGCTGTCTGTGCCGCCTGATCCGGCGCTGCTTGGTCACCACAAAGCACGGCATATGTGGTTGGAACAGTTGGAAAATACGCCATTCCTGGCAAGTCGTTGGATGCGACATTCGGACAGGGATGATTATTGGAAACACGGCTCCATCTGCGAAACATATGATAGCCTGCAAGCGGCTGTTCTGGTTATTGGTGGGCAGCACGATGGATACCGTAATGCGATGCTGGCGATGGTCGAAAACCTGAAATGTCCAGTGCAGGGCATCATGGGACCATGGAGTCATAAGTATCCGCATATTAGTACGATTGAACCATCGATCGATTATCACAATCTTGCTCTACGTTGGTGGGATAAGTGGTTGAAGAACATTGATAATGGGGCGGAGAATGATCCGTCTTATCGTGCATATATTTTGGATAGCGTGGCGCCGGACCCGTCACTTGATGAACGGCCCGGAGACTGGATTGCGGTCAAAGATTGGAGCACGACAGACAAAGAAAACACGGTTCTACCGCTTGGTGATAACACCCTTGGGAATAGAGAAGCTTTTGATATTAAGGTGAAAGCTGACATGGCTTGTGGGAAGGCTAGTGGTGAATTCTTCCCTTTTGGGTTTGGCCCGGGAGAGTTGCCGGATGATCAGCGATGTGATGATAATTTGTCGGCTTGTTTTGATAGTGTACCCTTGCAAGGCGATCAAATTATCCTTGGTTCTCCAGAGGTTAGTATCAAACTCTCGTCTAATAAGGCGCGTGGTCAGGTAATCGCACGGCTGTGCGATGTACGCCCCGATGGCAGCAGCATGTTGATTTCACTGGGTATGTTGGATCTGCGTAATCTTGAAGGTTTTGAGGTGAAACAGACTCTTAATCATGATCAAAAGATTGAGGTTAACGTATCGCTGGATCAAACGGCTTACCGCATTCCCGAAGGGCACAAATTGCGTTTGGCGATTAGTGGAAGCTATTGGCCTTTTGTTTGGCCCGAAGGGGAAAACTTCACCCTGACACTGACTGAGGGCACGTTGACATTGCCGAGTGTGAACCCGGATTTGTGTACAACTTGTACCTTTTCACCCCCAATTGCGTACCAAACCCGACCTTATAAAAAGCTGCGCCAAGGAACGGAAGCAAAGCAGTGGCATGAGGATACTGAAACAGGAAGAATTACGCTGGAAATTTCCGGGGATCACGGACGCCAGAAAGATGAGGTTTCGGGCCTTGTCACCGAAAGCGCAATGACCGAGCGTTGGAGCATCCGACGTGGTGATCCGGCGAGTGCAGAAGTTGAGATGGCCTGGACCCGGTCCATGAAGCGTGACGATTGGGAGGCAAGCACAAAGGTGGTCGCCAGAATGCGCGGGCTGAAAGATACCTTTGAGATTGAGCAAAGTTTAACGGCCTGGGAAAATGACACGCAGGTGTTTGATAAGTCTTGGGCGGATTCGATAGAACGCTAA
- a CDS encoding ABC transporter ATP-binding protein, with protein MNEQNAILVLNDVRFQWKSRASFCLSVPTLSIKAGETVLLLGESGSGKSTLLSLICGTILADQGQVSVADVDLAHLSGGARDRFRAETIGMIFQQFNLLPFGSVMDNIQLPLQFAPERRARVADAAADARALCAALGLQQTVILSKSAALSVGQQQRVAVARALIGRPPVVIADEPTSALDANSQAAFLDLLFEQVHAHGTTLLMVSHDPRLANRFDRVLRMEDIASVERQVA; from the coding sequence GTGAACGAGCAGAACGCCATTCTTGTGCTGAATGACGTGCGGTTTCAATGGAAATCCCGCGCGTCATTTTGTCTGTCAGTGCCTACGCTTTCCATCAAGGCGGGGGAAACTGTGCTATTGCTTGGCGAAAGTGGTTCGGGCAAGTCCACATTGTTATCTCTTATTTGCGGCACCATTCTTGCGGATCAGGGGCAGGTATCTGTGGCAGATGTTGATTTGGCACATCTTTCTGGTGGCGCACGTGACCGATTTCGTGCGGAAACCATCGGTATGATCTTTCAGCAGTTCAACCTGCTGCCGTTTGGTTCAGTCATGGACAATATTCAGCTGCCTTTGCAATTTGCTCCAGAACGTCGCGCACGTGTTGCAGATGCGGCAGCTGATGCGCGGGCACTTTGCGCGGCTCTTGGCCTTCAGCAGACGGTGATTTTGTCCAAGTCAGCCGCTTTGAGTGTCGGACAGCAGCAACGTGTGGCCGTGGCCCGCGCTCTGATTGGACGACCACCAGTTGTGATTGCGGATGAACCGACTTCGGCGTTGGATGCAAACAGTCAGGCGGCGTTCTTGGATCTGCTGTTTGAGCAGGTGCATGCGCATGGTACAACCCTACTCATGGTAAGTCACGACCCCCGGCTTGCTAACCGTTTTGACCGGGTGTTGCGTATGGAAGACATTGCTTCGGTCGAAAGGCAGGTTGCATGA